One segment of Danaus plexippus chromosome 10, MEX_DaPlex, whole genome shotgun sequence DNA contains the following:
- the LOC116766788 gene encoding uncharacterized protein LOC116766788 isoform X2, with product MRPEDYRLVFLSSDSSGRDDTEDSASTASSAAPPAPDDCDWDYFEPGAPPPPAPPPPVTTHHPPTCSCGAEPRLVPVPVPVPVPVPASLWPALLAFPPPPTPAWSTYPGFPIDAATLARLTTAAVVTAAATARNKLEMTVDKTDKAIQASADKDKDDKCIERAVGPEPSDEIKVIAEDSVSVMSEAETMPEHLLAENAFPSSDESNSSDSEAGAERRSYDLHSGAPDEPATSDEDSDDSGGGGQFSRVFVVNPADSSSDEDADSSGIDCDDSFDKKSDSLEIIAAELAAQHDDHEPESNRRPRDDENIVVLEAVNYTEKYPMISLCNNSDDGGESVAKNDSIMTFCDDNMLQSEISEKFNSFNTVSDERENSLNYASNVENNRSSGASDNIECDSLDNSFSSDYNIKVSVSVESDKPYDDESSNTNQTQSVELRKLSPSPELGSEETSLRTLSSAPADKIDLFKGIERTLSELLKKELMGDQGEEKTQGTGGAEGSAGAPDADTVSRPPSTDADLARFTSRVMITHDRVSVVTSDTTRLMRDIIVHHTNSQSEPDPSVAGLHGSERSDDEAQQPSGGVTVVSNADTLSAVVCLEEGLADDDSWVEDVSHDDATSPSDSESGDEATLPTRADFAYCRRSLDFTLHTIVEESCEESETEKTVKKTRPISATELEKYFFFGLGDGTTTREDEEQVSETSSVCSEGGESTVDMEQQTSRKSGDSDELVSSRLEKYFLSGFMGFNQERRDSDGSGSVGSDSEGKQSPEQRRKRLVRARGAPRSHSSSLDNLLAGDEPSQDTQEISDGSSTETEDRHESLERLDMTGEVKRKKQSKKSRGSPADERRQSVEFPEETRDDTRSVSEGEDGRLTPRVEFPPLGSELSESKKQTSRDSGFVGSCDDLLKNGDNGVDFPRSHEPKTELEEIIEEARPELDERIDRPPSSRPPPSPLTRKDSFNNWSSDEETNLMMTKMRQFFKQMINTTNVRASTPASSNSESSRPPKPPQLLYFESELTRLMKTVPGIRDEEVREIVEYLSSEDTWSDSYDSSDYAGSDLEGTSANRSALRKQISDSCREIIDEFDRGNSEAGSLERDAVGAYQRLAATLGRAGDGSPPLFGKVMRHIGGRLVALMHEVSAGAPPSTDEDSASEPGALARSRSHDILEAAASRGSVASDSERFSWRGSFESALLAADSRGTLGGEARRSPAGAELAAQKSHSRSCGAISGSEDRLWRGRRRASAPDAESEEEQRAGSLPRLPSIAGVGPVKSARYRAPGFRTATRAASAPGLHVPRRRRPGPHAHTPSTPSLQDDMYISEGVSGHATLPRRSNSPVPHERDVDRERFPLNRSGLQTRSESMASVYSGAGEAGRGGVPVRGEVQFSLVYNYRLGALEVGVKRCRDLAPIDQKKNRSDPYVKVYLLPDKSKTGKRKTKVKKNTLNPVFEETLSFTAPLESLASRALWLSAWHADMFGRNDFLGEVTLPLAGRLFDDPSPAWYPLTERSELPEEAAGTRGDLIVGLKLEPEARALHVLVKEARGLVPSRAGSLADVFCKAYLLPERGRLHKRKTPVCRRTLAPVWRTQLTYNDVTSATLSERALELTLWDRDRLASNEFLGAVRLSLGTGVHRGESVSWMDSAGKEVALWQTMLQQPNFWVEGSLPLRPHLNN from the exons ATGCGTCCCGAGGACTACCGGCTCGTGTTCCTCAGCTCGGACTCGTCTGGTCGGGACGACACCGAGGACTCGGCTTCCACCGCCTCGTCTGCCGCCCCTCCCGCGCCCGACGACTGCGACTGGGACTACTTCGAGCCGGGCGCTCCGCCGCCGCCTGCGCCGCCTCCCCCTGTCACCACACACCACCCCCCCACCTGCTCGTGCGGCGCCGAGCCCCGCCTAGTGCCGGTGCCCGTTCCTGTCCCTGTGCCAGTGCCGGCGTCGTTGTGGCCCGCTCTCCTCGCCTTCCCCCCTCCGCCGACCCCCGCCTGGAGTACGTACCCCGGCTTCCCTATCGATGCGGCGACCCTCGCTCGCCTCACGACGGCCGCGGTGGTCACCGCCGCCGCCACCGCTCGGAACAAACTAGAAATGACCGTCGATAAGACGGATAAGGCGATACAGGCGTCCGCCGATAAGGATAAGGATGATAAGTGTATCGAGCGAGCAGTCGGACCCGAGCCGTCGGACGAGATAAAGGTGATCGCCGAGGACTCTGTGTCCGTGATGTCCGAAGCGGAGACGATGCCGGAGCACCTGCTGGCGGAGAACGCGTTCCCCTCCTCGGACGAGTCCAACTCGAGCGACTCCGAGGCGGGGGCGGAGCGCCGCAGCTACGACCTTCACAGCGGCGCCCCGGACGAGCCCGCCACCAGCGACGAGGACTCCGACGACTCCGGGGGAGGCGGACAGTTCTCACGAGTATTCGTCGTCAACCCCGCGGACTCCTCCTCGGACGAGGACGCAGACAGCAGCGGCATCGACTGCGACGACTCCTTCGACAAGAAGTCCGACAGCCTGGAGATCATAGCGGCGGAACTCGCCGCGCAACACGACGACCACGAACCCGAGTCTAATCGACGCCCGCGCGATGATGAGAACATCGTTGTTTTGGAAGCCGTGAATTATACGGAGAAATATCCTATGATTTCCTTATGCAATAACAGTGACGATGGTGGTGAAAGTGTAGCTAAAAATGATAGTATTATGACGTTCTGTGACGACAACATGCTACAGAGTGAAATTAGTGAGAAGTTCAATAGCTTTAATACGGTCAGTGATGAACGcgaaaatagtttaaattatgcGAGTAACGTGGAGAATAACCGAAGTAGTGGTGCCTCCGATAACATAGAGTGCGACTCCTTGGACAACTCCTTCAGCTccgattataatattaaagtgtcCGTGTCCGTCGAGTCCGACAAGCCTTACGACGACGAGAGTTCAAACACAAACCAAACACAGTCAGTGGAATTGAGAAAACTATCACCTTCACCCGAACTCGGAAGTGAGGAAACGAGTTTGCGAACCTTATCGTCAGCTCCCGCAGATAAAATAGACCTGTTCAAAGGTATCGAACGCACGCTCAGTGAGTTGTTGAAGAAAGAATTAATGGGAGACCAGGGGGAGGAGAAAACGCAGGGGACGGGCGGCGCGGAGGGGAGCGCCGGCGCACCTGACGCCGACACAGTCAGCCGCCCGCCGTCGACCGACGCGGACCTCGCGCGATTCACGAGCCGCGTTATGATAACGCACGACCGCGTCTCCGTCGTCACGTCCGACACGACGCGGCTCATGCGTGACATTATAGTGCACCACACTAACTCTCAGAGCGAGCCGGACCCGAGCGTGGCCGGGCTTCACGGGAGCGAGCGGTCCGACGACGAGGCTCAGCAACCTTCGGGTGGAGTGACTGTCGTTAGCAACGCAGACACTCTCTCGGCGGTCGTGTGTCTCGAGGAGGGGCTCGCGGACGACGACTCGTGGGTCGAGGACGTCAGCCACGATGACGCTACATCACCGTCGGACTCGGAGTCGGGGGATGAAGCCACTTTGCCCACTCGAGCCGATTTCGCGTATTGCCGGCGCTCCTTGGACTTCACCCTACATACGATCGTCGAAGAGAGCTGCGAAGAGAGTGAGACGGAGAAAACCGTTAAAAAGACTAGACCTATATCGGCTACCGAATTGGAGAAGTACTTTTTCTTCGGGCTAGGTGACGGAACGACCACTCGCGAGGATGAAGAACAAGTGTCCGAGACGTCCAGCGTGTGCAGTGAAGGTGGTGAGTCGACTGTGGACATGGAACAACAGACCAGTAGGAAAAGTGGTGATAGTGATGAGCTTGTGTCCTCTCGATTAGAGAAATACTTTCTCTCTGGCTTTATGGGTTTCAATCAAGAGAGACGTGATTCTGATGGATCAGGAAGCGTCGGCAGTGACAGTGAGGGGAAACAGAGTCCCGAACAGAGACGAAAAAGATTGGTTCGGGCTCGGGGCGCCCCCAGATCACATTCGTCTTCGTTGGACAACTTACTGGCGGGCGATGAACCCTCTCAAGACACTCAGGAAATATCGGACGGATCGAGCACCGAGACAGAGGATCGTCACGAATCTCTCGAAAGGCTCGACATGACGGGTGAAGTTAAGAggaaaaaacaaagtaaaaagtCGCGCGGCTCGCCCGCTGACGAACGGCGACAGTCCGTGGAATTCCCTGAAGAGACCAGGGATGACACGAGATCCGTGTCTGAAGGCGAAGACGGCAGACTGACACCGAGAGTAGAATTCCCACCTCTAGGTTCCGAACTGTCGGAATCTAAAAAACAAACGAGTAGAGATAGCGGTTTCGTCGGTAGTTGTGATGATTTGTTAAAGAACGGCGACAACGGCGTAGATTTCCCCAGATCTCATGAACCTAAAACAGAGTTGGAGGAAATCATTGAGGAAGCTCGACCGGAGCTGGACGAGAGGATCGACCGTCCGCCGTCATCGCGACCCCCGCCGAGCCCACTGACGCGTAAAGATAGCTTTAATAACTGGTCCTCCGACGAGGAAACTAATCTCATGATGACAAAAATGCGtcaatttttcaaacaaatgaTAAACACGACCAACGTCAGGGCGTCGACCCCGGCCTCATCCAACTCGGAAAGCTCACGCCCACCGAAACCACCACAACTACTTTATTTCGAGAGCGAGTTGACGAGATTAATGAAAACTGTACCCGGAATAAGGGACGAGGAAGTCAGGGAAATCGTAGAATACTTATCAAGCGAGGATACGTGGAGCGACTCTTATGACTCGTCGGACTACGCGGGCTCCGATCTCGAAGGCACCTCCGCCAACAGATCGGCGTTAAGAAAGCAAATATCCGACAGCTGTCGCGAGATAATAGACGAGTTCGACCGAGGAAACAGTGAGGCGGGGTCCTTAGAGCGGGACGCTGTCGGCGCGTATCAAAGACTCGCCGCGACTTTGGGTCGCGCCGGGGACGGGTCGCCGCCTCTGTTCGGGAAGGTGATGCGGCACATCGGAGGCAGACTCGTGGCGTTGATGCACGAGGTGTCAGCGGGGGCGCCACCCAGCACCGACGAAGACAGCGCCTCCGAGCCCGGAGCTTTAGCCAGGAGTCGCTCGCACGACATCTTAGAGGCGGCGGCGAGTCGCGGGAGTGTCGCCAGTGACAGTGAGAGGTTTTCGTGGAGAGGAAGTTTTGAATCTGCTCTACTGGCGGCGGATTCCAGGGGCACATTGGGGGGCGAAGCCCGACGCTCGCCGGCGGGGGCTGAGCTGGCGGCTCAAAAGTCCCATTCCAGAAGTTGCGGTGCCATCAGCGGGAGCGAAGACAGGCTGTGGAGAGGACGGAGGAGAGCCTCGGCGCCAGACGCAGAG TCGGAGGAAGAACAACGCGCAGGTTCGTTGCCTCGGCTTCCTTCTATCGCGGGGGTGGGCCCCGTCAAGTCCGCTCGTTACCGGGCCCCGGGGTTCAGGACCGCGACCCGCGCAGCCTCCGCTCCCGGACTCCACGTGCCGAGGAGACGAAGGCCTGGACCTCACGCACACACGCCCTCCACACCAAGCCTCCAAG ATGACATGTACATATCTGAAGGTGTGTCCGGACATGCTACTTTACCCCGTCGGTCTAATTCGCCTGTGCCGCATGAACGAGACGTGGACCGGGAACGGTTTCCTCTCAACAGGAGTGGTCTCCAG ACTCGGTCTGAGTCTATGGCATCAGTATACTCCGGTGCGGGAGAGGCAGGACGCGGCGGTGTGCCGGTGCGAGGGGAAGTTCAGTTCTCGCTGGTGTACAACTACCGGCTGGGCGCTCTGGAGGTGGGAGTCAAGAGATGCAGGGACCTCGCGCCCATCGACCAGAAGAAAAACAGATCGGATCCTTATGTTAAG GTGTACTTGTTGCCCGACAAGTCCAAGACTGGCAAAAGGAAGACGAAGGTAAAGAAGAACACACTGAACCCCGTGTTCGAGGAGACCCTGTCGTTCACGGCTCCGCTGGAGTCCCTCGCGAGCCGCGCGCTTTGGCTGAGCGCTTGGCACGCTGACATGTTCGGAAGAAACGACTTCCTCGGGGAGGTGACCCTGCCGCTCGCTGGCAGACTGTTCGACGATCCCTCGCCCGCGTGGTACCCGCTCACCGAGAGG